GCTTGGGCGTGCCCTATAATTCCGACACATGGAGTTCAGAGGCCGAATACGAGGCAGATTGCCGCCGCGGCACGCTATGGCGCAAGATCAAGGAACTGCCCTACGCCTTCGCGCTGGAAGCGAAGTTTTCCAAGAAAGACATCCTGACAATCTATATGAACCGGGCCTTCCTTGGCGCGGGCGCACGCGGGTTCGAAGCCGCCGCACAGCGCTATTTCGGGCGCTCTGCAAACGAGGTCGGCCCCGCCGAAAGCGCCATGCTCGCCGGTCTGTTGGTCGCGCCATCCTATTACGCGCCCACCCGGAACCTAGAGCGCGCGCAACAACGCGCCGCCGTTGTGATAGAGTTGATGCACGATCAGGGGTATCTGGATGCCCATGAATATGCAGAGGCCCGCGCGCATCCGGCCACCTTGTCGCAACGCGCCGAGAAACAGCAAGGGATCGCCTTTGCAGACTGGCTGATGCTGGACGCCCCGGCATATCTGGCGCGCGAAACCACCGAAGATGTGATCATGCGAACCACCTTCGACCCGGATTTGCAGGCAGCGACAGAAGCCGCCGTGGCAAAGGTCTTTACCGAGAAGGTCCGCGACGATTCAGAAGCACAGGTCGCCGTCGTCGTCATGTCCCCCGATGGCGCAGTGCGTGCCATGGTCGGTGGCAGGCAATCGCAAACCGGTGGCTTCAACCGCGCGGTGCAGGCGAAGCGGCAAACCGGCTCAGCCTTCAAGCCGTTCCTGTTCGCGGCCGCGTTGGAAAACGGGTTCCAGCCTTTCGACATTGTCGAGGATGCGCCGCTGACCATCGACACGCCCGGGTCTGGCCCATGGTCGCCGCGCAACTATGATGGCGAATTCCGGGGCTTTGTCACCATGTCCGAAGCCCTGACGGAATCGCTGAACACACCTGCCGTGCGGATTTCCGAAGCCATGGGGCGCGACCGCGTGCGCGAGGTGGCCAATGCCTTTGGGCTGCGCAGCGAATTGGCCGAAGGGCCGGCGCTTGCACTTGGGGCGTCCGAGGCCAACCTGCTGCAAATGACCGCCGCCTATGCCGGTATTCTGAACGGCGGCAGCGCGGTTCGGCCCTATGGCATAGAGGAATTGAAGCTGCTGGGCGATTCGACCCCGCTTTTCGGGGTCTCTAGCGGCATCGGTGAACGTGTCATTTCAGAGCGCTCGGCCCAAATGCTGACATGGATGATGAGCCGCGTGCTGGAAGAAGGCACCGGGCGACGGGCTAAACTGCCAGACCATCAGGCCGCCGGAAAAACCGGGACCACGCAAGCCGCGCGCGATGCGTGGTTCATCGGGTTCACCGCCGATTATGTCGCCGGGGTCTGGATGGGCACGGATGACAACTCGCCGCTGACAGGTGTTACCGGCGGCGGATTGCCCGCCGACATCTGGCGCGAAACCATGATCCGCGTGCATGAAGATCTGCCCCCGCGCCCATTGCCGATGATCGCGCCCGAAAGCCCGCGCTCAGAGGCTACGCCGCGACCTGCGCAATCCGCCCCGCGCACCGCCCCGCTGGATGACGCGATCCGCGGCATTCTGGGGTCGATATTTGGCGGAAATTAAGCGGCCACCGGAAAAAACACGCTGGTCACAACTGCCGGTTCAGGGTGCTGTCGTATCTGCCAACCCGATTACGGCGCAACGCCGATCAGGCTGGCCACAGCCAGCCGCGCCTTGTCGACAAGCGCGACATAGCTGCCGAGCGGGGCATCTAGGGCGGGCAGAGATTGCGCCAGCATAGGGGCAGCCAAGTAAAGCGCGGACATGATACATGCCAGCCCAATAGGCAGGATCAGCCCGCCAAGAAAGCTGCGCTTGCGGGCCGATTGCGTCTGCGGCAGGCCAGACTGCCCCCCGCGTCCGCTGTCGATCGGCTCCAGCGTAGAGCTGATATCATCTATATCGGGCAGGCGTGACGCCCCGCCGCGCGGATGTGCAGAGCCCTCGACAGGCCCGAAAAGCCCAAGTTCTTCCTGCATTTCCAGCGAGGATGCTTCTTGCGCGCGCTTCGCGGCTTCGAATTCGGCTTCTTTGCGCAGCACTTCTGCGACAGACGGGTCAAGCGAGCGCGCCGCGGGGGCCGGGTTGGCAGGCTCTGGCGCAGCGGTATCGGGCTGCGAAGCGGCTTGGGGCGGCTGCGAAGGGCCGTCGCTTGTCTGGGCATCGGGCCGGGGCCGCGCGGGGCGCGGCGAACGCTCGGCTTGCTGGCCGTCCGGCTGAGGGCGCGACGGGCGCGGCGCGGCTTCCGGCTTTTGCGCAGGGGGCGGCATTGTGCCATCCTTTGCTTGACCCGGCTGGAACCAGACCGTGCTACAGGCAGAACACTGCACTTCTGTTCCTTCGTCGGGAAGTAAACTGGCGTCTACCTCATATTGGGCGGTACAGTTCGGGCATACCAGACGCATAGTCACTCCACCTCGACGCCATATCTGCCATTGGCGCGTTACATCAGATGTTGTAGCAAGCCTACCAGCACCTTCCAACAAGGATTAGCGTTTTTTGCCAGTAAGCCGCCCTGTCCCACAACCGGGACACATATTTCAACGTGAAGAATGATCGAATTTCAAGACGTCGCACATGATTACGGTGGAGGCGCGCTGTTCGAAGGCGTGACCATTGCGCTGGAACCGGGCAGCTTTCACTTTCTGACCGGCCCCTCGGGCGCGGGCAAAAGCACGTTTCTGAAACTGTGCTACGGCGAATTGCTGCCCAGCCGCGGCACGGTTGCACTGCAAGGCACGAACCTGCGCCAGATGTCGCGCGATGCGCTGGCAGAGGCGCGCAATTCCATTGGCATCGTGCATCAGGATTGCCAGTTTCTGGACCATCTGGACATTCGCAGCAATGTCGCGCTGCCGCTAAGTGCCACGGGCCGCAACGTGTCAGAGCGCGATGTCGATGATCTGCTGAACTGGGTCGGGCTGAAAGCGCAGGCCGATGCCTTGCCGCCCACCTTGTCGGGGGGCGAACGTCAGCGCGCGGCCCTTGCCCGTGCGGTAATCGCCGCCCCGCGCGTGTTGCTGGCGGATGAACCGACCGGCAATCTGGACTGGGACATGTCACAACGCTTGCTGTCGCTGATGATCGAGTTGAACCGCATGGGCACAGCCGTTCTGATTGCAACGCATGACATGAACCTGATCCGCACGGCGAAATCGCAGGTCTCTGCACGGGTTCTGCGCATTGCCGGGCGCAAACTGCAAAGCGCGGGGTCAGACCTGTGAGCACGATCTCGGACCGGATTGTTCCTCGTAGCGGGCACGGCGCATGGCTGGTCTGGCTGGGGGCAGGCGCGATGGCCTTCCTTGCGGTATTCACACTGGCGCTGTCGGTTTCTGCCGAACGGCTGGCCGATAGCTGGTCGGCGGCGCTGGCCCAATCAGCAACCGTGCGGATTTCCGCCCCCCCTGCCGAGTTGAACGCGCAAACCGATGCCACACTGGAAGTGCTGCGCACCACGCCCGGCATTGACGACGCCCGCGTGATGTCAGCCCAAGAACAGGCCGATCTTCTGGCAGTCTGGCTTGGCCCCGATCTGCCGCTGGATGCGCTGCCCCTGCCTCGCATGATCGAAGTGTTTGAAAGTGCTGAAGGCCCGGACCGGCAAGGCTTGCGCCTAAGGCTAAGCGCCGAAGCCCCCGGCGCGATTTATGACGATCACACGCAATGGCGCCGCCCGCTGATCGAGGCCGCCGCGCGGCTACGCGCGCTTTCGCTGCTGGCACTGGCGCTGATTGGCGGCGTGACCGGCGCAATCATAGCACTGGCGGCAAGTGCGGCGCTGGCGTCGAACGCACAGGTTATCCGGGTGTTGCGTCTGGTGGGGGCGCGCGACCGTTTCATCGCCCGTGCCTTTGTGCGCCGCATGACGCACCGCGCCGCCCTTGGGGCCACAATCGGCACAGCGCTTGGGATGGTATCGGTAATGGGCTTGCCAAGCCTTGGGCCAGAGGCAACAAGCGGGCTGGGGTTTCAGGGCGCAAGCTGGCTTGCACCCCTGGCAATCCCCATTTTGGCGGCGCTGGTGGCATGGGCGGCGGCCATGGCGACGGCTTTTGCCGTACTAAGAGGAGTGACCTGAATGCGACACGCGGTGCAATATCTTCGCTCGGTGCTGTTCATCGGGCAGATGTATCTGGCCATGGCGGTGGTGGCCGTGGGCTTTGCTCCTTTCGCGATGGTGCGCCGCGACATGGCGCTGAAAGCCTGCCACACCTATTGCCGATATGTGCGTTGGACCGCCGGTTGGATGGTGGGCCTGCATATCGAAATTCGTGGCGAGGTGCCACATTACCCCGCGCTTGTGGCCGCAAAGCACCAAAGCTTCTGCGATATCCTCATGATTTTCGGGGCCATGCCGAACCCTCGCTTCGTGATGAAAAAGCAACTGATGCGCACGCCGTTTCTGGGCTGGTATGCGAAATGGCTGAACTGCATCCCGGTTGACCGTGGCGCAGGCGGCGCGGCGATCCGCGACATGCTGGCCCGCGTGGAACAGGGCCGCGAGCTTGCCGGGCAGATCATTATCTACCCGCAGGGCACCCGTGTCGCGCCGGGCGACCACAAACCGTATAAGGTCGGCTCTGCGGTGCTATACGGCCAGTTGGGTCAGCCTTGTGTGCCGGTTGCCACAAATGTCGGGCTGTTCTGGCCAAAGCGCAGCCTGTATCGCAAGCCCGGCACTGCGGTGGTCGAATTTTTGCCGCCCATCCCTGCGGGCCAGAACCAGCGCGATTTCTTGGTGCAACTGGAAGCGGTGGTCGAAAGCCGTTCGAACGAATTGATGGCAGAGGCCGGGTTCACCCTGCCTGCCTGACTATGGTACTGCGTCAATCCACGCGCAGCGCCCGCCCGGCATTCAAAAGACCGCCAAACAGGCCCAAGGCGCGTTGCAGCGTGGTCCCAGCAGCCATGGTCGCCAACACAACATCGCCATCTTGCAATTGGAACTGGTCAGCGGCGAACAAGCGCTCGGCATGTGTCAGGTCAAAGCTGAACACGACCTTGTCGCGGCTTGGCCCATGCGGTCCCAGTGCGGTTCCGGCGGGGTAGCGCCGCAAGATCAGCAGGCCACGCGGATCGGCCCGATTATCGGCAATACCCCCAATGACCGACAGGGCCTGCAAGGCGCTCAGCTTTTCAGAGGGGAACGGGAACATGCGTTGCCCCCCGGTTGCCCCCAAAGAGGTAAAACCGCGCGCGTCGGGGCGGATCATCACACGGTCCCCACCGCGCAAGGCAACATCCAGTTCCGGGGCTTCCAGCACGTCCTCATAGGGCATCCGATAGACGGTCCCGCCGCGCGTAATCATGATCTGCGGGTTTCCAGTACTGTCGGCAACCCCACCGGCGGCGCTGACAAGGTTCAGCACTGTCAGGTTCCGCTCTGCCAAGGGAAAGGTGCCCGGATTGCGGACACCTTCCAGCACATCGACCGAATTCCGCCGTCCGGCATGCGAAGTGATCTGCACCTGCGCCGACGGGATAACCGTGCTCAGACGTTCCTGAACCCGCGTGCGCGCGACCTCTGGCGCCAATCCTGCGACATGGACCTCTTCGACATAGGGCAGAACGATATGCCCGGATGGCGACACCGCCAGATCGGGAATGTCTGCATAGCGTTGCCCGGCACTGGTAATCAAAGAAGCGTCTTCAGTGGTCCAGACGCGCACGGAAATGCGGTCCCCCGGTGCAATTTTCTGGCTGGTCACACCAGCCCCACGGCTTGGCCAACGGCGTTTCGGGCGTGGGTCTGTCACCGGCCATGACGCGATTTCGTCCAGCGATTCGGGCGTGACCTCTATCAGGGTGAAATCCGCATCTGACGTCCCGTCGCCAGCATCCGCCCCAGAGACGATCTCGGCTTTGCGGGCAGAATCGCGCGCGACAGCACAGCCCGTCGCCAGAAAAGCTGTTCCTGTGCCCAACAGGGCGCGGCGAGAAATCTCAATCATGTCTGTCCTGCCGTCTCAGGCGCGGGTTCAAGCGGTCCCCAGCGGAAGCCCCGAACCACACACTCCGCTCGGAGCTACATTATCCAAAGGCCCGGTGCGGTCAACTACTCGCAGCAGTTGAACTACGACGATAGAAGGGGGCGCAGGCTGACGAAAAATGGCTTATGCTATCAATTTGTGACAGTTGCGGCGACGACATGCGCTCCGATATGATAACAGTTGGACATTTGACACAACAAGGCAGCGGGATGATCCTAGTCATCGACGATCATCCGCTGTTTTGCGAAGCCTTGCAGATGACCCTGTCAGAGTCGTTGGGCCTGCCGCAAGTGGCGACCGCAGCAACGCTGGATGCAGGGCTGCAAGCCCTCGCCGCAGGCCCCATGGCCGATGCCATTGTGTTGGATCTGAACTTGCCCGATGTGGCCGGATTGGACGGTCTGACCCGCCTTCGCAACATGGCCCCCGGTGTGCCGGTGGTGGTCGTGTCATCCATGTCGGATGACCGCATCATCGCCGCCGTCATGCATGCTGGCGCGGCAGGGTTCGTGC
This genomic window from Roseibaca calidilacus contains:
- a CDS encoding lysophospholipid acyltransferase family protein translates to MRHAVQYLRSVLFIGQMYLAMAVVAVGFAPFAMVRRDMALKACHTYCRYVRWTAGWMVGLHIEIRGEVPHYPALVAAKHQSFCDILMIFGAMPNPRFVMKKQLMRTPFLGWYAKWLNCIPVDRGAGGAAIRDMLARVEQGRELAGQIIIYPQGTRVAPGDHKPYKVGSAVLYGQLGQPCVPVATNVGLFWPKRSLYRKPGTAVVEFLPPIPAGQNQRDFLVQLEAVVESRSNELMAEAGFTLPA
- a CDS encoding polysaccharide biosynthesis/export family protein, which codes for MIEISRRALLGTGTAFLATGCAVARDSARKAEIVSGADAGDGTSDADFTLIEVTPESLDEIASWPVTDPRPKRRWPSRGAGVTSQKIAPGDRISVRVWTTEDASLITSAGQRYADIPDLAVSPSGHIVLPYVEEVHVAGLAPEVARTRVQERLSTVIPSAQVQITSHAGRRNSVDVLEGVRNPGTFPLAERNLTVLNLVSAAGGVADSTGNPQIMITRGGTVYRMPYEDVLEAPELDVALRGGDRVMIRPDARGFTSLGATGGQRMFPFPSEKLSALQALSVIGGIADNRADPRGLLILRRYPAGTALGPHGPSRDKVVFSFDLTHAERLFAADQFQLQDGDVVLATMAAGTTLQRALGLFGGLLNAGRALRVD
- a CDS encoding cell division ATP-binding protein FtsE — translated: MIEFQDVAHDYGGGALFEGVTIALEPGSFHFLTGPSGAGKSTFLKLCYGELLPSRGTVALQGTNLRQMSRDALAEARNSIGIVHQDCQFLDHLDIRSNVALPLSATGRNVSERDVDDLLNWVGLKAQADALPPTLSGGERQRAALARAVIAAPRVLLADEPTGNLDWDMSQRLLSLMIELNRMGTAVLIATHDMNLIRTAKSQVSARVLRIAGRKLQSAGSDL
- a CDS encoding transglycosylase domain-containing protein, which codes for MAWRGTAVVVLILGLATFYFYTTLPPLAEMLDNRAQGSVTMTDRNGEVFAWRGETFGGAITAANVSPHLKNAIVATEDRRFYRHFGVSPRGIAGAIRANLSDGRGAFSGAGGSTITQQVAKLLCLGVPYNSDTWSSEAEYEADCRRGTLWRKIKELPYAFALEAKFSKKDILTIYMNRAFLGAGARGFEAAAQRYFGRSANEVGPAESAMLAGLLVAPSYYAPTRNLERAQQRAAVVIELMHDQGYLDAHEYAEARAHPATLSQRAEKQQGIAFADWLMLDAPAYLARETTEDVIMRTTFDPDLQAATEAAVAKVFTEKVRDDSEAQVAVVVMSPDGAVRAMVGGRQSQTGGFNRAVQAKRQTGSAFKPFLFAAALENGFQPFDIVEDAPLTIDTPGSGPWSPRNYDGEFRGFVTMSEALTESLNTPAVRISEAMGRDRVREVANAFGLRSELAEGPALALGASEANLLQMTAAYAGILNGGSAVRPYGIEELKLLGDSTPLFGVSSGIGERVISERSAQMLTWMMSRVLEEGTGRRAKLPDHQAAGKTGTTQAARDAWFIGFTADYVAGVWMGTDDNSPLTGVTGGGLPADIWRETMIRVHEDLPPRPLPMIAPESPRSEATPRPAQSAPRTAPLDDAIRGILGSIFGGN
- a CDS encoding cell division protein FtsX produces the protein MSTISDRIVPRSGHGAWLVWLGAGAMAFLAVFTLALSVSAERLADSWSAALAQSATVRISAPPAELNAQTDATLEVLRTTPGIDDARVMSAQEQADLLAVWLGPDLPLDALPLPRMIEVFESAEGPDRQGLRLRLSAEAPGAIYDDHTQWRRPLIEAAARLRALSLLALALIGGVTGAIIALAASAALASNAQVIRVLRLVGARDRFIARAFVRRMTHRAALGATIGTALGMVSVMGLPSLGPEATSGLGFQGASWLAPLAIPILAALVAWAAAMATAFAVLRGVT